TTTACACGGAGACGGTCCAGTGACGGCGGGCGTCTCCCTCTTCAGGCGATTGCGACGGCTCTTCCGTTTGGCAGGGGCACCCGCGTGGGCTGGACCGACCATCGTGGGGCTTGGGCTCGCCGCGGCGGTCCTCGAAGGTGCCGGGCTTTTTCTCTTCATTCCACTCATTCAGAGCCTTGGCGCTTCAATGGCGCAGGGGGGAGAATGGCAGCGAATTTTCGACCGCCTTCTGGCGCCCATTCCTCAACAGCATTTGACCGCCTTCCTGGTCGGGGTGTTGTGCATCAGCATCCTTCTGAAGAATGCGGTCCATCTCATCAACACCTGGGTGACCCGATATGTCGACGGTCTGGTTGCGCATCGGCTAAGAGCGAGGGTCTTCGACCAGACGATAAGCTCGTGCATCGATTACAGAGTGGAAAATAAGCGATCGGACATTATCACGACAATTGCCAATAACACTTGGAAGGTCAGTCAGGCACTGAGCCTCGCCTACCGATTGATGATCTGCTTCTGCACGTTCGTCGTCTTCATTCTGCTTATGCTGCTGATTTCCGTCCGGCTGACTTTTTTCTCGATGATGTTCCTGCTGCTTGGTGCCATGGCCATTCGTCTGGCCACGCGCCAGGCAGACGAGACCGGCAAGGCCGTTGTCGAAGAGAACAAACAGTTCGGTCTGAGGATGTGGGAAAGCATCAATGCGCTGCAATTGATCCGCGCTTTCGCCCAGGAAGACTATGAGCGCAATCGCTTCCTGAAAACCTCGGACAATGTTCGGCGGCGCCTGCTGAAGCTCGATATGTTATGGGCGACGCCCGGGCCTGTCTCGGAAATCTCGATCACAATCCTGATCGGCGCACTCGTTCTCGTCGCTCAGTCGGTCGGCTTAGGCATCGCTGCATTGGCCGCCTTCCTGTCATTACTGTACCGCCTTCAAGGTCCCACCCGGGAGCTCCTGCAGTCGAAAATCGCACTGGACGGGCTTGCCGGCAGCATCGACGATGTTGACGATTTTCTGCAAACGACGGAGAGACCTTTTCTCTCAGAGGGACATCTGCCGGCGCCTCAGTTCGAGAATGCCGTCGAATTCCGGAATGTCTCGTTCCGCTATGCACCCGGCCAGCCGCTGGCCGTGGAAGAGGTCTCCTTCAGCATTCCTGCAGGCAAGACCACGGCGATCGTGGGGGAGTCGGGGGCAGGCAAATCGACGGTGATGGCTCTGCTTTTTCGCTTTATGGACCCCACGTCCGGCGCGATTCTCGCAGATGGCGTCCTCCTTCCCGAATTCGATCTTCGGAGTTGGCGCAAGCGTCTGTCATTGATGTCGCAGGAGGTTCATCTTTTCAACGACACGATTTCGGCCAACATCGCCTATGGCGACCTGGGGGCCGGCGAGGCGGAGATACGCAAAGCCGCCGAAATCGCCAAGGCGGATGACTTCATACAACTGCTTCCGGACGGCTACGAGACACGGATAGGCGACCAGGGCATGCGTCTGTCGGGCGGACAAAAGCAGCGCGTGGCACTGGCCCGAACAATACTTCGCAATCCCGATATTCTGCTCCTGGACGAGGCCACCAACGCGCTCGACGCCGAAACCGAACAGGCGTTTCAGCTTGCGCTCGATGAGTATTCGCATAACCGCACCGTCGTGGTGATCGCTCACCGGCTGTCGACCGTTCAGGCGGCTGACCAGATCATCGTGATGACAAAGGGACGGGTGGTCGAGGCCGGTTCGCCGGATGAGCTTTTCAAACGGCACGGGCACTTTTCCAGGCTTCACGAATTTCAGCAGGGTCGCCGCAATGGGCGGGAGTTAGGCGATGAGCTACAAACTTACTGACATCGAGTTGTCGGAGCCCTTGGCGCCGATCGAACTTTCGCCCGAACAGAACGGCGTCGGCTTGATTGCCCGGTGGCGGGGCCGGCTGATTGCATTTGAAATGATCGAACTACCAGCCGGATCGGTGCTGACGATCGAAAGGCTGAAAGCGCTTGCTGACGAACGCTTTGCCGAGCGCATCCTCGTCGTGAAGCTGGAAGAGGAGCTGAGGACACGGCAATCGATGGGGGCTGTGGCGCTGCCAAGCCTCAGCATTGCGATCTGCACCAAGGACCGGGCGCAGCGCCTTTCCCGCCTGTTGGCCTCGCTTGATCGGGTCCGGGCGGAAGCCGCCTTCCAGTTCGTCGAAATCATCGTGATCGATAATGCCTCGGTAGATACGACCACGCGCGATGCCGTCGCCACGTTCAGGGACATTGGCTATGTTTTCGAACCGAAGGCGGGGCTGGATTTCGCCCGAAACGCCGCTCTTCAGGCGGCCAAAGGCGATATCATCGCCTATCTAGATGATGACGTCGTGGTGGATCGCAATTGGCTTGCAGGCCTAGCTAAGGCGTGCCGGGACAATCCCGGCGTCGGTGGCTTTACAGGCTTGGTGCTGCCGTATCGCCTCGACACCGAGGCGCAGATCTTTTTCGAGCGGCGAGGAGGTTTCGGCCGAGGCTTTGCTCGAAGGGAGTTCCACCAAGCTCGCTTTGACAATCCGCTCCATCCCGTGGGGTCCGGTGTTCTCGGTGCCGGCTGCAACATGGCCTTTGACCGTGCACTGCTCATCGAGCTTGGCGGCTTCGATGAAGCGCTCGATACCGGGGCGCCGCTGCCTGGTGGCGGCGATCTCGATATTTTCTACCGCGTGCTGCGGTCCGGCCGTTCCATGATTTACGAGCCGGAATATGCCGTCTACCACGAGCATCGCGAAACCATTCCGCAGCTCAGACGCCAGTACTGGACCTGGGGTCTCGGCATGATGGCCTTTCTGGTCAAAAGTTATCGCACCGACGATGAAATGCGCGCGCGGCATCGCGCCATGGTCCGGTGGTGGTTCTTCGACCAGTTGAAGGCGCTTGCGCGCGCCGCAAGGCGGTTTCGCGGCCACGACCTGCGTTTCGGCGTGGCGGAGCTCTGGGGCGGAATCTACGGCCTTGCCGGCGAATATGATCGCTCGCGCGCTCGCATCCAGGCAATCCGGGAGCGTAATCCATGACCGCGGACAGTTTTGACGTAAGGCATGTCGATCTTGCTTCAGGCGATGCCGGCGGCCATGGCAGGCCCGCATTGTCGATCTTCTGGTGGAAAGACCTGCCGCTTGGAGCGCGGGCATCTCTGCAAGACGAACTGCCCTACGGTACCTCGCAGTTGCGCCAACTCACCGCCGAATATGCTGCGGCGCAATTGGAAGCGCGCGGCACCGGGCTAGGCGCACCATTGCGAGCCACCTATGAAGGATGGCCGAAGCCGGCACTCTTGCTCGATGCCGCGCTTAAAGCGGAAAATCTGGTCGAAACTCTCGATGAGTTCGCAATGCCGTCTTCGGCTCCGGCGGATGATATCTCCGTGGTGATCTGCACCCGCGATCGAGGTCCGGCGCTGGCCGAATGTCTTGGCAGCATTGCAGCGCAACGCAGTGCTCCGGGAGAGGTCATCGTCGTCGACAATTCCCGGGAAGGGAACGCGAAGGATGTGTGCGGCCAATTCCCCAGCGTCCGCTATGTCCATGAGCCGCGTGCTGGCTTGAGCCGCGCCAGAAACGCCGGAATTCGTGCAAGCCGGCTGAATATTATTGCCTTCACCGATGATGATGTCGAAGCTCATCCAGGCTGGACAGCAGAGATCGCGCATGCGTTTGCCGATCGGAATGTCGAGGCGCTCACAGGCCTTGTGCTGCCGGCGCGCCTCGATACGGCCGCGCAGCGCTGTTTTCAGTTCACCATGGGCGGGTTTGGCTCCACCTTCGTGCCGCTCACATTTGGCGGGCGCTTCTTTGAGGAGACACGACCAAGCGGGGCGCATGTCTGGAAGATCGGCGCCGGTGCCAACATGGCGTTTGAGAGATCCGTATTCGAACGGGTTGGTATGTTCGACGAGCGCCTCGGGGCAGGGGCGGCGGGATGCTCTGAAGACTCGGAACTTTGGTACCGGCTGCTGGCGACCGGTGGTGTCTGCCTCTACGAACCACGTGCCGTTGTTTTCCACCATCACCGAAGCGACTGGCCTGGGCTCAAGCGGCAGATGAGGGCCTATATGAAGGGCCATGTGGCGGCGCTTGTGGCGCAATACGACAATTTCGGCGATCGCGGAAATATCGTGCGCATCGGCAAGCAACTGCCGCTCTATTTCGTGAAGACTTTCGTCAGGTCACTTTTCGAGGGGCCGCCGGGCAGGCTCGGAATTTTGGCCTCCGAAATGCAGGGCTGGTTGGCCGGGCTGCAGTTTCTCATGCGCGTCGGCTGGAGAACGCGGCGAACCTCGATGCGCTCCGTCGCGACTGCCGACGAGGAAACAACATGATGACTAAAAAGGCACGCCTTGGTCAGTTTCTATCCAGGAACCCCTATCCGCACGGGTTGACAGACGGTCTGTTCTATCGCGAAAAGATGCGCGCCATCCACCGCGTCGCTCCGGCCGAGATCGGCGGCTCTGGCAGGGTATTGGAAATCGGCGGCGGCCGCAGCGGCCTTGCCAGCATCCTCTATCCGGAAGCGGAGATCATCACGCTCGATATCGACCCGGAGCTGGGTGAGCATCAGCCTTCCTGGGCGAGATCGATCTTTGTTTGCGGAGACGCCTGTTCGTTGCCGCTCGACGATGACAGTTTTGACGTCGTCACCATGTTCGACGTGCTGGAGCACATCGAGGATGATCGCCGCGCCGCGCAGGAGGCGTTACGCGTGGTGCGGCCCGGCGGTTATATCCTCATCTCTACCCCTGAGATGAATTGGCATTATCCCTATTTTAACGTGATGAAACCCCTTTGCCCGCATGAGAGCGAGTTGATGCGCGAATGGGGACATGTCCGGCGGGGATACCGCGACCCGCAACTGGCCGACCTTTTCAACAGGCGGCCGGAACGACGTGCTACATTCATCAATCCTGTCACGGCGTTCTTTCATGACGTCTCGTTCTCACGCATCGGACGTCGCCGCCGCAAGATACTCTATGCGCTGGCGGCGCCCGTAACGTTGGTTGGTTATCTCATGCACCGGCCATCCACGCGCGGCACCGAGACGGCTTTCGCTTGGCGCAAATGATCGGCGAGCGTATGCCACGGGTCATAGCCCTCTTTCCATGGGGCGACGTGATCGAGGAATTTCTCGACCCGATCGGGCTTGAGCTTCGGGATTTCGTCGAACGGATGACGGGAGGTTGGCTGTTCGGCTATTCCGCCGCCTTGAGCTCGATAGGCCACAAGCCGATCATCGTCTGCGCATCCGAGCGGGTAACCAGAATTGAGCGCTACGAGCATTCCGGCACAGGCACACCGATCTGGGTCGCCCCGGCAAGGCGCCCCCGGCAAGGTAATTCTCCTGCCGCCTACAGCCTGCGGCGCTGGATCAGTACGCCGCTTTCAGCCTTCCAACAAATTCTCGTGCGCTCCCGATGCGATCTGCTGCTTGCCCAGGAGTATGAGTATATTCGCTTCGATGCGCTTGCGTGGCTGGCGCGCCGTATCAACGTTCCCCTCTATGCCACCTTCCAAGGCGGGGATCGTACATTGTCCTGGGCCGAGGCCGTGGCGAGACAGCTTTCTCTGCGCGCTTGCCGTGGCCTGATCGTCGCTTCCTCGGCGGAACGCGAGCGCCTCACCAAAGCCTATCCGCGCATTGCGCTCGACATCGCTGACATCCCGAATCCGCTGGATACCGGGGAATGGCAGGCGATGGATCGTATAGAGGCGCGCAACAGCCTTGGCCTGACGCGGGATTGCTTCATCGTGCTCAATCACGGGCGCATCGATATCCGACGCAAGGGCCTCGATGTTCTCTTGAAGGCTTGGACGCACTTCGCGGACGATTCATCCAGTCAATTGGTAATTATTGGCTCGGGCCAGGACGGCGAGGCCTTCGCAAAGCTCGTGCGTGAAAGCGGCTTGTCGAATTTGCGGTGGCTTTCCGGCTACACGACGGACCGGCCGTTGATCCGGCGCTGGCTTTCGGCTGCGGATGCCTATGTCACGGCCTCCCGCGTCGAAGGCATGCCTGTCGCGCCATTGGAAGCCATGGCCTGTCGCCTTCCTGTTGTAGCCACGGATGCGCAGGGTTTGCCGGATATCCTGGCCAATGGAGAGGCCTCCGGCGGCCTGATGGTAGGGCAAGAGCGGCCGGAGGAAATTGCGCAGGCCCTGGCGCGATTGAAAGACGATAGAGTCCTTCGGGCACGGCTCGGCGCGGCCGGCAGAAAGCGAGTAACGGAAAAATTCTCGATCGAAGCGGTCGGCGCCGCTCTCGATGATTTTCTGACAGCGACACGTCGGTAGGGGTCACATCCGGCTGCGATACCAAGCAAGTGCCGTGTCGATGATCGCATCGATGTCGGAATGCCCGGGCACCCATCCAAGCTCCCGCTCGGCCTTAGCAGCCGAGGCGACGAGCGCCGGCGGATCGCCGGCTCTGCGGGGACCATAGGCAACGGGAACACTCTGTCCGGAAACGCGGCCGACGGCGTCGATCAGTTCCTTAACCGTCGTTCCGTTGCCTGTGCCGAGGTTGTAGACATGCACGCCTCGATCCCGCAATAGCTTTTCACCGCCAAGGACATGGGCATGCGCCAGATCGGTGACATGGATGTAATCGCGGACGGCGGTGCCGTCTCGCGTGTCGAAATCGGTGCCGTTGATGGTAAAGACCCGACCCGGTTTGATCGCCGCTTCTATGGCGAGTGGAACGACATGCGTCTCTGGCTCGTGCCGCTCGCCGATCTCGCCGTCAGGGTCGCAGCCGGCGGCATTGAAATAGCGCAGCATCACCACATTGAGGCCACGAGCGCGCGAGAAATCTTCCACCATCCGTTCGACCATGAACTTCGACCAACCATAGGGATTGACCGGCCACTGTGGATGAGTCTCATCGATCGGAGTGCGCACTGGGATGCCATAGGAAGCACAGGTACTTGAAAAGATCAGGCGGTCGATCCCGGCTTTCAGCATTTCCTCGATGAGCACCAGCGTCCCGAAAGTGTTGTTCCGGTAGTAGAGTTCCGGAAATTCGACGGATTCGCCGATATAGGCGTAGGCGGCGAAATGGGCCACGACATCGGGGCGGTACTTGCGCAACGCTGCCGCGAGCGTCTCGGCGTCGGCAATGTCACCCTCGACGAGCGGCCCCCATTTCACGGCGTCGCGCCAGCCGCGCGAGAGATTGTCATAGGTGACAACCGACCATCCCGCCTCGGCGAAAGCCTTGCAGCAATGGGAACCGATATAACCGGCCCCACCTGTGACGAGGACGGTCGTCATTCGGCAGCGATCGAATGCGAGCGGTCCGACGAAAGCAAGTCGTCGAAATAGGCGATCGTTCTGGCAAGCCCGTTCCGCAACTGGACCTTCGGTTTCCAGCCGAGTTCGCTCGTGGCGAGGCCGATGTCCGGCCGTCGCTGTCTGGGATCATCGGCAGGCAAGGGCATATATTTTATCTTCGATCGGCTCCCGGTCAGTTCTATGACGAGCGTGGCAAGCTCCAACATCGTAAACTCGACCGGATTGCCTAGATTAATCGGGCCGGTGACATCTTCCTTTGTCCCCATCAGACGAACCAGGCCGTCAATGAGGTCGTCGACATAACAGAACGACCGCGTCTGCTGGCCGTTGCCATAAACCGTTATCGGCTTGTTCTGCAGCGCCTGCACGATGAAGTTGGAAACGACACGGCCGTCATCGGGGCTCATTCTTGGACCGTAGGTGTTGAAGATGCGCGCCACCTTGATCTGGAGCCGGTGCTGGCGCCAGTAATCGAAGAACAGGGTCTCGGCGCAGCGCTTGCCCTCGTCGTAGCAGGATCGCGGTCCTATCGGGTTCACTTTTCCCCAATAGTCCTCCTGTTGAGGATGGATCTCGGGATCGCCATAGACTTCGGACGTGGAGGCCTGGAGGATTTTTGCGCCGACCCGCTTGGCGAGGCCCAGCATGTTGATCGCACCATGGACGCTGGTCTTGGTCGTCTGCACCGGATCATACTGGTAGTGAACCGGACTTGCCGGACAAGCGAGATTGTAGATCTCGTCGACCTCTACATAGAGGGGAAAGGTGATGTCGTGACGGACGATTTCGAAAGACCTGTTGTCCAGCAGGTGGGAGACGTTGCTCTTACGTCCCGTAAAGAAATTATCTACGCAAATAACCTCTTGTTTCTCTTCCAAAAGTCGTTCGCACAGGAATGAGCCGAGGAAACCTGCACCGCCCGTAACTAGGATTCGCTTTGTTTGTTGCATGGTCGACTATCCCGCAGCCAACACGGTGATGCTGCTACCGTCGAAAACCGCGACAAGCGCCAGGGCGAGGATGCTGTTTCCGGGGACGCCATTCATGTTCATCGACCTTCTCCGCATTCTTCGCAAAAGCGATCGGACATCCCGCCGCTTTCTTCGCCCGAGGGAACTGGAGCAGCGGTCGGTACAAATCCATGCCATTCGGACCAAAGATTGTCCCCTCGGACGTAAGTCTTGTCATGAGTAGGACTTTAGTCTGATGCGGGCGAGTCTGTGCGACCCGGTCCGCCGCAGTCGTGGTTCCAGGGTTGACATGGGCTGAGGCCCGGACATAGTCTTTGCGACATTCACCAGGGGGGTCCCGGCAAGGGGCTGAGATACTGCTAGGCAATGCGGCTTTGCCGATTGTGGGCGCAGTGACCCGTTGAACCTGATCCAGTTCATACTGGCGTAGGGACGGTGCAAGCGCTCGAGGCTTCGGATTCCGCGTGGATTCTATGCCGGCGTCTTTCCATCATTCCGGCTGATTGACTGGGTCTCCAACTGCAACTTGGAGCCTCAAACCATGAATATTGCCGCAAAGAACCTCACCCCGACCGTCACCACCGGCCCGCTGCCGGCATCGCAAAAAATCTATATCCCCGGAGACATACACACCGATATCCGCGTACCGATGCGCGAGATCAGCGTCCATCCGACGGCGGGCGAGCCGCCCGTTGTCGTCTACGATTCCTCCGGACCCTATACCGTCGAAGGTGCCGATATCCGCATCGAGCAGGGCCTGTCGCAGCTCCGTCGCGACTGGGTGCTCGCCCGCGGCGACGTCGAGGCCTATGAGGGCCGGCATGTGCGTCCCGAAGATAATGGCTTCGTCACCGGCGAGCGGTTGACGCCGGAGTTCCCGGCCAAGCGCCAGCCGCTACGGGCCAAGAATGGCAAGGCCGTGACCCAGCTCGCCTATGCACGCGCCGGTACCATCACGCCGGAAATGGAATTCATCGCCATCCGCGAAAATCTCGGCCGCAAGGCAAAGGCTGAAGCCCTGGTTCGTGATGGCGAGAGCTTCGGCGCCCATATTCCGGATCATGTGACCCCGGAATTCGTCCGCCAGGAGGTCGCCGCCGGCCGCGCGATCATCCCGGCCAACATCAATCACCCGGAAAGCGAGCCGATGATCATCGGCCGGAACTTCCTGGTGAAGATCAACGCCAATATCGGCAATTCCGCCGTCACCTCCTCGATGGCCGAGGAAGTCGAAAAGATGGTCTGGGCCGCCCGCTGGGGTGCTGATACCGTGATGGATCTCTCGACCGGCCGCAACATCCACAACATCCGCGAATGGATCATCCGCAATTCGCCGCTGCCGATCGGCACGGTGCCGCTCTATCAGGCGCTGGAAAAGGTCGAGGGCATCGCCGAAAATCTCACCTGGGAAGTCTATCGCGACACGCTGATCGAGCAGGCCGAACAGGGTGTCGACTATTTCACCATTCACGCTGGCGTGCGGCTGCATTACATTCCGCTGACCGTCAATCGCGTCACCGGTATCGTCTCGCGCGGCGGCTCGATCATGGCCAAGTGGTGTCTGCATCATCACAAGGAAAACTTCCTCTACGAGCATTTCGAGGAAATTTGCGACATTTGCCGTGCCTATGACGTCTCCTTCTCACTCGGCGACGGCCTGCGTCCTGGCTCGATCGCCGATGCCAACGATGCCGCGCAATTCGCCGAGCTTGAGACATTGGGCGAACTGACGAAGATCGCCTGGGCTAAAGATTGCCAGGTGATGATCGAAGGCCCCGGCCATGTTCCGATGCACAAGATCAAGGAGAACATGGACAAGCAGCTTGCCGTGTGCGGCGAGGCGCCTTTCTACACGCTCGGGCCGCTGACGACCGATATCGCGCCGGGCTACGATCACATCACCTCGGGCATCGGCGCGGCAATGATCGGCTGGTTCGGCACGGCCATGCTCTGCTACGTCACCCCGAAGGAACATCTGGGCCTGCCCGACCGCAACGACGTTAAGACCGGCGTCATCACCTACAAGATCGCCGCCCATGCGGCCGATCTTGCCAAGGGGCATCCGGCCGCCCAAGTCCGCGACGATGCACTGTCGCGTGCCCGCTTCGAATTCCGCTGGGAGGATCAGTTCAACTTGTCGCTTGATCCCGATACCGCCCGCAGCTTCCACGACGAAACCTTGCCGAAGGAGGCCCACAAGGTTGCGCATTTCTGCTCGATGTGCGGCCCGAAATTCTGCTCCATGCGCATTTCGCACGACATCCGCGCCGAGGCGCAGAAGGAAGGGCTGGAAGCGATGGCGGCGAAATATCGGGAAGGCGGCGACCTCTACATGCCGGTCGATGCCACCGCACATCCGGCAGAGTGAAATGCGCGTTCTCGTCAAAGGGGCCGGCGTCGCCGGCCGCACGGCCGCCCATGAACTGCTTCGGCGCGGTGCTGAGGTTACGATCGTAGATCCCAGCCAAAATTTCCGCCAAGCCGCCTCCTGGCTCGCCGGCGGCATGCTGGCGCCCTGGTGCGAATGCGAAAGTGCTGATGAAGCCGTTCTCGTGCGGGGCCGTGATTCAGCCGACCGATGGGAGGCGATTCTGCCTGGCAAGGTCGTTCGCAATGGAACGCTGGTCGTCACGCCGAACCGCGATCAAAACGAGCTGAAGCGATTTTCCAATCGCACGACCGGCTATCGCTGGTTGGAGGAAAGCGAAATCGCCACTCTCGAACCCTCCCTTGCCGGTCGTTTCCGGCAAGGTCTGTTTTTTCCGCAGGAAGCGCACCTTGATCCCCGCGAGGTATTGCAGTCGTTGAAAGACGATCTCGTGGCAAAGGGTATCACCTTCGCCGATGAAATTGCGGATGACGGCGAATTCACCGAAGTCGTCGATTGCACGGGCGCGTTCCGTATCGGTCAGAGCGGGGAATTGCGCGGCGTGCGGGGCGAAATGCTTTATCTGCGGACGGAGGAGGTCACGCTTGCGCGTCCTGTCCGTCTGCTGCATCCGCGTTTTCCCGTCTATATCGTGCCGCGTGGTGGAGGCCTGTTCATGGTCGGCGCGACGATGATCGAAACGGACTTCCAAGGGCCGATCACCGCCCGTTCGCTGATGGAGTTGCTGAACGCTGCCTATGCGCTGCACCCTGCTTTTGCCGACGCCGCCATCGTCGAAACCGGAACCGGCATCCGTCCTGCCTTTCCAGACAATCTTCCGCGCGTGATGCGGGAGGGCAATGTCACCATCCTCAACGGCCTTTATCGCCACGGTTTTTTGTTGGCGCCAGCGATGGCGGCCGAAGCCGCAGATATGGTCTTTTCCGGAGAGACGAAGCAAAGGAGCTCCCGATGCGCCTGATCATAAACGGCGAACCCGAGACAACATCCGCAACCACGCTTTCGCAGTTGCTGGCCGCACTCGACTATGAAGGTGCGTGGCTGGCAACCGCCGTTAACGGCGAACTCGTTCATTGCGAAGATCGCGACGACCATCTCTTGAACGACAACGACAGGATCGAGATCCTGACACCCATGCAAGGAGGCTGATCCATGCTTGATCTCTATGGAACCCAGGTTGGATCGCGCCTTTTGCTCGGCACGGCGCGTTATCCTTCGCCGGCCATCCTGGCGGAGGCTGTCGAGCGATCAAAGACGGAAATCGTC
The nucleotide sequence above comes from Rhizobium sp. CB3090. Encoded proteins:
- a CDS encoding glycosyltransferase, whose translation is MTADSFDVRHVDLASGDAGGHGRPALSIFWWKDLPLGARASLQDELPYGTSQLRQLTAEYAAAQLEARGTGLGAPLRATYEGWPKPALLLDAALKAENLVETLDEFAMPSSAPADDISVVICTRDRGPALAECLGSIAAQRSAPGEVIVVDNSREGNAKDVCGQFPSVRYVHEPRAGLSRARNAGIRASRLNIIAFTDDDVEAHPGWTAEIAHAFADRNVEALTGLVLPARLDTAAQRCFQFTMGGFGSTFVPLTFGGRFFEETRPSGAHVWKIGAGANMAFERSVFERVGMFDERLGAGAAGCSEDSELWYRLLATGGVCLYEPRAVVFHHHRSDWPGLKRQMRAYMKGHVAALVAQYDNFGDRGNIVRIGKQLPLYFVKTFVRSLFEGPPGRLGILASEMQGWLAGLQFLMRVGWRTRRTSMRSVATADEETT
- a CDS encoding class I SAM-dependent methyltransferase, whose translation is MMTKKARLGQFLSRNPYPHGLTDGLFYREKMRAIHRVAPAEIGGSGRVLEIGGGRSGLASILYPEAEIITLDIDPELGEHQPSWARSIFVCGDACSLPLDDDSFDVVTMFDVLEHIEDDRRAAQEALRVVRPGGYILISTPEMNWHYPYFNVMKPLCPHESELMREWGHVRRGYRDPQLADLFNRRPERRATFINPVTAFFHDVSFSRIGRRRRKILYALAAPVTLVGYLMHRPSTRGTETAFAWRK
- the thiC gene encoding phosphomethylpyrimidine synthase ThiC; its protein translation is MNIAAKNLTPTVTTGPLPASQKIYIPGDIHTDIRVPMREISVHPTAGEPPVVVYDSSGPYTVEGADIRIEQGLSQLRRDWVLARGDVEAYEGRHVRPEDNGFVTGERLTPEFPAKRQPLRAKNGKAVTQLAYARAGTITPEMEFIAIRENLGRKAKAEALVRDGESFGAHIPDHVTPEFVRQEVAAGRAIIPANINHPESEPMIIGRNFLVKINANIGNSAVTSSMAEEVEKMVWAARWGADTVMDLSTGRNIHNIREWIIRNSPLPIGTVPLYQALEKVEGIAENLTWEVYRDTLIEQAEQGVDYFTIHAGVRLHYIPLTVNRVTGIVSRGGSIMAKWCLHHHKENFLYEHFEEICDICRAYDVSFSLGDGLRPGSIADANDAAQFAELETLGELTKIAWAKDCQVMIEGPGHVPMHKIKENMDKQLAVCGEAPFYTLGPLTTDIAPGYDHITSGIGAAMIGWFGTAMLCYVTPKEHLGLPDRNDVKTGVITYKIAAHAADLAKGHPAAQVRDDALSRARFEFRWEDQFNLSLDPDTARSFHDETLPKEAHKVAHFCSMCGPKFCSMRISHDIRAEAQKEGLEAMAAKYREGGDLYMPVDATAHPAE
- a CDS encoding glycosyltransferase, coding for MSYKLTDIELSEPLAPIELSPEQNGVGLIARWRGRLIAFEMIELPAGSVLTIERLKALADERFAERILVVKLEEELRTRQSMGAVALPSLSIAICTKDRAQRLSRLLASLDRVRAEAAFQFVEIIVIDNASVDTTTRDAVATFRDIGYVFEPKAGLDFARNAALQAAKGDIIAYLDDDVVVDRNWLAGLAKACRDNPGVGGFTGLVLPYRLDTEAQIFFERRGGFGRGFARREFHQARFDNPLHPVGSGVLGAGCNMAFDRALLIELGGFDEALDTGAPLPGGGDLDIFYRVLRSGRSMIYEPEYAVYHEHRETIPQLRRQYWTWGLGMMAFLVKSYRTDDEMRARHRAMVRWWFFDQLKALARAARRFRGHDLRFGVAELWGGIYGLAGEYDRSRARIQAIRERNP
- the galE gene encoding UDP-glucose 4-epimerase GalE — translated: MTTVLVTGGAGYIGSHCCKAFAEAGWSVVTYDNLSRGWRDAVKWGPLVEGDIADAETLAAALRKYRPDVVAHFAAYAYIGESVEFPELYYRNNTFGTLVLIEEMLKAGIDRLIFSSTCASYGIPVRTPIDETHPQWPVNPYGWSKFMVERMVEDFSRARGLNVVMLRYFNAAGCDPDGEIGERHEPETHVVPLAIEAAIKPGRVFTINGTDFDTRDGTAVRDYIHVTDLAHAHVLGGEKLLRDRGVHVYNLGTGNGTTVKELIDAVGRVSGQSVPVAYGPRRAGDPPALVASAAKAERELGWVPGHSDIDAIIDTALAWYRSRM
- a CDS encoding UDP-glucuronic acid decarboxylase family protein, which encodes MQQTKRILVTGGAGFLGSFLCERLLEEKQEVICVDNFFTGRKSNVSHLLDNRSFEIVRHDITFPLYVEVDEIYNLACPASPVHYQYDPVQTTKTSVHGAINMLGLAKRVGAKILQASTSEVYGDPEIHPQQEDYWGKVNPIGPRSCYDEGKRCAETLFFDYWRQHRLQIKVARIFNTYGPRMSPDDGRVVSNFIVQALQNKPITVYGNGQQTRSFCYVDDLIDGLVRLMGTKEDVTGPINLGNPVEFTMLELATLVIELTGSRSKIKYMPLPADDPRQRRPDIGLATSELGWKPKVQLRNGLARTIAYFDDLLSSDRSHSIAAE
- a CDS encoding glycosyltransferase family 4 protein is translated as MPRVIALFPWGDVIEEFLDPIGLELRDFVERMTGGWLFGYSAALSSIGHKPIIVCASERVTRIERYEHSGTGTPIWVAPARRPRQGNSPAAYSLRRWISTPLSAFQQILVRSRCDLLLAQEYEYIRFDALAWLARRINVPLYATFQGGDRTLSWAEAVARQLSLRACRGLIVASSAERERLTKAYPRIALDIADIPNPLDTGEWQAMDRIEARNSLGLTRDCFIVLNHGRIDIRRKGLDVLLKAWTHFADDSSSQLVIIGSGQDGEAFAKLVRESGLSNLRWLSGYTTDRPLIRRWLSAADAYVTASRVEGMPVAPLEAMACRLPVVATDAQGLPDILANGEASGGLMVGQERPEEIAQALARLKDDRVLRARLGAAGRKRVTEKFSIEAVGAALDDFLTATRR
- a CDS encoding ABC transporter ATP-binding protein codes for the protein MTAGVSLFRRLRRLFRLAGAPAWAGPTIVGLGLAAAVLEGAGLFLFIPLIQSLGASMAQGGEWQRIFDRLLAPIPQQHLTAFLVGVLCISILLKNAVHLINTWVTRYVDGLVAHRLRARVFDQTISSCIDYRVENKRSDIITTIANNTWKVSQALSLAYRLMICFCTFVVFILLMLLISVRLTFFSMMFLLLGAMAIRLATRQADETGKAVVEENKQFGLRMWESINALQLIRAFAQEDYERNRFLKTSDNVRRRLLKLDMLWATPGPVSEISITILIGALVLVAQSVGLGIAALAAFLSLLYRLQGPTRELLQSKIALDGLAGSIDDVDDFLQTTERPFLSEGHLPAPQFENAVEFRNVSFRYAPGQPLAVEEVSFSIPAGKTTAIVGESGAGKSTVMALLFRFMDPTSGAILADGVLLPEFDLRSWRKRLSLMSQEVHLFNDTISANIAYGDLGAGEAEIRKAAEIAKADDFIQLLPDGYETRIGDQGMRLSGGQKQRVALARTILRNPDILLLDEATNALDAETEQAFQLALDEYSHNRTVVVIAHRLSTVQAADQIIVMTKGRVVEAGSPDELFKRHGHFSRLHEFQQGRRNGRELGDELQTY